The Microbacterium sp. SORGH_AS_0428 genome contains the following window.
GGCTCGCGCCAAGCCCCGCCGGTTACCGTGTCGGCATGCAGCTCGCCGTCCGCTCCGCAGGTTCCGGTGCGCGCACCGCGATCCTCATCCACGGCATCATGTCCGACTCGCGGGCGTGGCATCGCGTGAGCGGCGACCTCGAGGCGGCCGGGTTCCGCGTGATCGCCGTTGACCTCGCCGGACACGGGCGCAGTCCTCGCGCCCGGAGCTACTCGCCGGGAGCCTGGGCCGAGGACGTCATCGAGACGCTGGAGCCGATGCTCGCGCACGCTCCGGATCTCATCGTCGGGCACTCCCTCGGAGCACTCGTGGCGAGCATCGTGGCCGAGCGGCTCGCGCCCCGCGCCGCCGTCTACGTCGACCCCGCCTTCGCCTTCCCTCGTGGAGTGCGCGGGCTCGCGTACAAGCTCGCTTTCGCCGTCGCCCCCAAGCCGCGTCGCGGGATGCTGCGCCGCATGAACCCCGGCTGGAGCACGCAGGACATCGACCTCGAGCTGGCGTCGCTGCAGGCATGGGACAAACGCACCATCCTCGGCCTCGCCGACACCCGCGCGCTCGTCGCGCCGCGTCGGCCCCGGCAGCCGAGTCTCGTGGTGCTGGCCGAGAAGAGTCTGCTGATCACGCGCGCCGTGGCCGCCGCGATGCGCGGGGACGGCCTCACGGTCACGGTGCTGCCGGGGGCGGGGCACACCGTCTTCCGCGACGACCACGCGGGGTTCATGGGACTCGTCCACGGCTGGATCGCCGATCACCTTTCCGCCCGCGCCTGAGGCCGCGTGCCGCTGCCTCGCTTCGCCGGATGCGGCGCGTAGCGTGGACGGGGGAGGACGGCGTGGCACGGATCGGCGGTCGCAACAGCTTCATGGCGTGGGTCGTGGGGCTCGGCAGCGCTGCCGTGGTGGCGGTGCTGGTGGTCCTCGCCCTCCCCGCGATCCCGGCGGGCATCCAGATGGTCGGCGACACCCTGCGGTCCTCAACATCCGCGCCCATCGCTCAGGGCGAGGAAGCCGCCCCCCGACCCACCTCGTCCACCCCGCTGTGTCAGGGTCTCTACACGGAGGCGCTGTGGGCGGAGCTGACCCAGCGCGCCGGCGGAGCGCCCGTGCAGGACACGAGTGCGCCGCGCGTGTCGGCGACCACGCTTGCGGCCTCTCTGGCCCCGGAGGTGACGGTCTCGTGCACGTTCACCGGCATCAACACCGGTTCGATCGTGACGACCGTGGCGAAGGTGGATGCGGGCGCCGCCCGTGTCGCGCGTTCGACGCTGGAGACGGCGGGCTACGAGTGCGGTGACTTCGGCGACGGCGTGCGCTGCCGCCTGACCACCGCGGACGGTGCGGAGGACCAGGTCATCCGTGACGGCACGTGGCTGGCGAGCGTCTTCACGGGGTGGCACCCCGATCGCTACACCGAACGCGTCGCGCTGCAGCTCTGGGCGAACTGAGCGCACTCAGCCGAAGACGCGCGAGATCACCGCATCCGTGTAGCCGGACGGCGCGAGGCCCACGTACTGCGTGTCCACCAGCACATCGTCGCGCCAGAACAGCGTGCGCCCGTCGTTGACCGGGTACTGCGGATCTACCCAGACCTTCTCGCACCGGGTCCCGTTGTCGGGGGTGTAACAGGTGAAGCCCTCGCCGACGAGAGCATTGAGCATGTCGAGGGCAGGACCCCTCGACTTCTTGGAGATGGTGGTCGTGAGCCTGCCGGTGTCGGTCGCCGGGCTTCCCCAGATGCAGGTGAGGCTTCCGTCGGCCTGCGCGCCGGCGGTGCCGAACGCCGGGTCGTTCAGAGGTACGTCGGCGAGCTGGGCGAGCACCGCGTCGGTCAGGATCTGGCGGCAGTCGGTGGGAATCGCCACCGGGGTCGCGGTGGGTGTCGGAGTCGCCGTCGCAGTCGGTGCGGGGGAGGACGACGCGCGCAGCGCGGAGCCAGTCGGTGCGGGCGAGGGATCCGGTGCGCAGCCCGCCGCGGCGAGAGCGAGAAGTGCAGCGGATGCCGCGAGCAGGGTCGTCTTCGAACTCCGGCGCAGCGTCATGGGGCCAGGTTAGCCGCCCGGATCGACGCGCGCCGCGCGCCTGACACGGCCCGACGCGACCCGGCGTTACCCTCGGGAAGCGGATGTGCACCCCCGCTGAAGGAGCGACAGCGATGACCGAGCAGAAGACGCCCTCGGCCGGCGAACCCGTGGAGGAGCCGACCGTCGTCGTGGACGACGTCGTGGGCAACGCGAACGAGGCCCTGGCCGACGCGGAGGTCGCTCAGCGTACGGCGACCGGAGACCAGGAGGTCGCCTCGGAGCGTGTCGTCGAGGAGGACGTGGTGGTCGTCGAGACCCCGACCTCCGACGGCGAGCGTGTCGTCGAAGAGGTCGTCGTCACCGAGGCGGCGACCGACCAAGGCCGTGCCGACGACGACGTCCCCTGGTACGACCGCCCGGAGACCGTCCCCATGGACCCCGAGCCCGCTGCGACGACAGCCATTCCGGCTGCTGCCGCAGCGACGACGGTGGCCCCGGTCGCGGCGCCGGAGCCGGCCTACACCAGCGCCGCTGCTCAGCCGATCTTCGTGCAGGCGCCGGAGGCGCCCCGTCCCCGCGGCAACCGCGGTGCCGCGGGTGCGATCGGCCTGCTCGCCGCCCTCGCCTTCGCCGTCCTGTCGTTCGGCGTGCTCTTCGCCTTCGGCTACTTCTACGGCGGTCTGGGATTTGTGGAGAACGACCCCGCCGAGCTCGCCCTCACCCTGACAGGCTCGTGGACCTTCTGGATGCCGGTGGTCGTCTTCTACCTCGGCTTCTGGTTCCTCGGCGCGATCCTCAACCGTGCGCGCTGGGCCCACTGGGTCATCTGGGGACTGCTCGTCGGCGTCGCCGCCTACGCGGGCTCCCTTCTCGGCATCCTGTTCCAGGCGCCGTTCTGGGAGCTGACCGCCCGTCAGGGGGCGGAGCTCATGCAGGTCTCGCTGTTCTCCCCCCTGCCGATCCTCGCCTTCGTGCTGGGGCGTGAGCTCACGGTGTGGTTCGGTGCGTGGGTCGCCGCTCGCGGACGCCGCGTCACCGCTCTCAACGACGAGGCGCAGCGCGAGTACGAGCGCACCCTCGAAGCGGGTCCGCAGCTCCACCAGGTCTGATGCCGCAGCCGGACGCACCTCGGACTCCGCCGGTGCGTCCGGCTGTCGCCATCGCCTTGACGCTCGCGGGGTTCTTCGCCCTGATCATCGCCGCGTTCGGGATGGTGAGCCTGCTCGCAGACGTCGAGGTCGTTCCGGTGGCGGGCGTCGGGCAGGCGCCCGGAATCGTCGGCGTGCTCCTCGCCTGCGGTGTCTACGCCGGTGGCACCGCGCTCGTGCTCCGACCGGGCAACCCCGCCTACACCGGGGCGCTGTTCATCGCGGTCGCCGTGTGGTTCGGCTACAGCCTCAGCGCGGGGATCGCCGGCGCCGTCGCCTCGGAGGACGTGGCGGTGGGGCTCTCTCTCATGGCCCGCCTGCTGATCGGCTGGCAGGGCGGTGTGGTGGGCGTCGCGGCGGCAGTCGCCGCCTGGTGCGCGATCGCGCTCGTACGCACCCGCGCGGGGCGGCCCCGATGGCCCTGGGAGGGCCAGGGCGACGCCTGATCGCGGACGCGACCGACCGGATCCGCGGATTTCCCGCGGAAAGACGCGGCCGGCGGCTACCTTTAGAGCGTGGAGCGCTCGCTCGAGACGCAGGTGAGCCAGGCCGTCGACGCCTGGCTGCGTTGGCTGCCCCGCTGGGAGCCGGCGACGCACCGCGGACGTCTCGCGGTGTGCCGCCGCTGCCTGGGCTCGCCGATCCTCTCGGCCGCGGGCCTCGGCGGCGACGTGCCGCACGCGGTTCAGCACGGCCTGTCCACCCGTCTGAAGACGGTCGTCGACCATGCGGTCGCCGAGTACACGGCGCGAAATCTTCCCCTGCTCCAGTCGGAGCTCGACCAGCAGGCGACGCGCAACAGAGCCCGCAGCTACCGCCCCACGGAGGACCTCGAACCCGAGTACGACGGTCTTCCGCTGGATCCGGACCCCATCCCGGGGGCGCCCTTCCTCTTCACCCTCGCGGGTATGGCCGCGGACGCGGATGTGGGCATACCCGCGCTTCCGCCTCTGTCCGACGAGGCGAAGGCGGCGCTGCGTCACGAGGTTGCGCTGGCCGACGACTACGCGAACCTGATCGGACGCGAAGTATGCCAGGTGCTGCTGCACCACCGCATCCGTATCCAAGCAGCGGTCGCGAAGTATGTAGAACCGCAGATCACCGCCATGCTGGAAGAGTTGACGCGTTCGCTCGACGTTCCTTTCGACCCCCGAGACCTCGACGGTCCCACTCCCTGAGGCAGTTCATCCATGCTCAACGCACTCGTCGCCGCTTACTCCTCGCCGTTGGTCCCCGACGCAGGAACCGTCGTGCTCCTGGTCCTCGTGTCGCTCGTGCCGTCACTCCTGGTCTACGTCTGGGGTGCGCTCGCGCTGTCACGGGTGTACGCGAAGCTCGGCATCGAGGGCTGGAAGGCCTGGATCCCGGTCTACAACGTCGCCGTCCTGTTCATCATCGGCGGCCTGAGCCCCTGGCTCCTGCTCCTCTACCTCATCCCGTTCTTCGGGCAGATCTTCGTCTATGTCGCCTTCATCACCGCCGCGCACCGCGTGAACGTCATGTTCGGGCAGGGCGTGGGGATGACGGTGCTGGCGGCCCTGCTGTTCCCGGTCTGGGCGAGCGTTCTGGGCTTCGGCTCCGCCAGACCGCTCGAGCAGGGCGCTCCGCGACAGGCGGCGGCGGGCGGAGTAGAGGACCTTCTCGGTTTCGCGCCGCAGTACGCCCCGGCCGCCGAGGAGTTCGGTGCCCGCCGTGACGTCCCGGCGCCGTCGGCGTGGATCCCCCCGGCACCTCCGGCACCCGGCGCCCCGGCCGCGGCACCCGCCACCGCCGCGATGCCGATCGCCGGAGCGTGGGGCGAGCCGCCTCTGCCGCCCGCGCCCGTGGCGCCTGCCGTCGATCCCTACGCGCCGGCGGACCCGTACGCCGCAGCTCCGGCAGACCCGTACGCCGCCCCGGCGCCCGCCGTCGATCCGTACGCCGCGCCCGCCGTCGATCCGTACGCCCAGCCGGCTCCGGCGACCCCTGCTCACGACGCGTACCCGGCGCCCGCCGCCGACCCGTACGCGCCGCCCGTCGCCGATGCGCCCTCGGCCCCGATCGACGACCCCTATGTCGCCCCTGCCTCGCCCGAGCCCGCCCCCGTGATGTCGTGGTGGCAGCCGGCCATCGTCGAGGAGGAGGCCGCGCCCGCGGCCGCTGCGCCCGCGTGGGTGGAGCCGGAGACGCCCGCGGCGCCCGCCGTCGCAGAACCCGCGCCGTCCGATTCCTTCGTGCCGCCCGCGGCGCCTCCCGTGCTGCGGGAGTCCTTCGTCGCGGAGCCCGACGCCTTCCCCGAGGCCTCGGGCGAGGTGTCGGCCGTGGCCGGAGCGCCGATCGCGGGGATGCCGCGGCCCGCTGCCGCATCCGTCGCCGCCTCGCGGCCCGGTGTCGGCGACATCGTCGAAGACACCGTCATCGCATCGCGCCGCCGGCCCAAGTGGGCGCTGCTGCTGCCCGACGGATCGCCCATGGAGCTCACCGGCGATGCGGTCGTGCTCGGACGCCGGCCCGTTCCCGTGCACGCCGCGCCCGGGGCGCAGCTGGTGACCGTCGTCGACGACACCCGCACGGTCTCCAAGACCCATGCGCTGCTGCGTCGTCGTGCGGATGCATGGATGGTGAGCGATCTGGACTCCACGAACGGCGTCGTCGTGTTCGCCGCGCAGGAGGAGGTCGACGTGGCACCGGGGACCGAGCACGAGGTGACGGAGCGTTTCCTCCTGGGTGATGCGGAGTTGCGCATCGTGCGTGCAGACGCATGATCGCGGTCGTTTGACCGCATCCCGATTCGGCGCGTATCATTGAGCGGGTGTGCGCTCTCGCGCGCCCTGCGTCGTGCCCGGCACGAACAGGGTGAACAGGAGCACACCATCTCAGGGAACGGCCTGCGAACAGGCCACCCCCACGGCATATCCACCAACGAAACGGGCGTCAGTCATTCTGTCGCCCCGGTGGGTCCGCGTGAGCCCTCTCCGACACGAATCGAAAGAATCCGTCGGAGCGGGGGAGACCACGACGCTGTCACCGTGCAGCACTGACAAGGAGAGAACGTGCCAACTATTCAGCAGTTGGTTCGCAAGGGGCGCACGCCGAAGGTCACCAAGACCAAGGCTCCCGCGCTGAAGTCGAACCCGCAGCAGGCCGGTGTCTGCACCCGTGTGTACACCACCACCCCGAAGAAGCCGAACTCGGCGATGCGCAAGGTCGCTCGTGTGAAGCTCCGCAACGGGACCGAGGTCACCGCCTACATCCCCGGCGAGGGCCACAACCTGCAGGAGCACTCGCTCGTGCTGGTGCGCGGCGGTCGTGTGAAGGACCTCCCCGGTGTGCGTTACAAGATCGTTCGTGGCGCCCTGGACACCCAGGCCGTCAAGAACCGCAAGCAGGCCCGTAGCCGCTACGGCGCGAAGAAGGGTTGAGTTAGATGCCTCGTAAGGGTCCCGCCCCGAAGCGTCCGGTCGTCAACGACCCGGTCTACGGCGCACCGATCGTCAGCCAGCTCGTCAACAAGATCCTCGTCGACGGCAAGAAGTCGCTCGCCGAGTCGATCGTCTACACGGCCCTCCGCGGCGTCGAGGCCAAGAACGGCCAGGACGCGGTGGCGACGCTGAAGAAGGCGCTCGACAACGTCCGTCCCACCCTCGAGGTCAAGAGCCGCCGCGTCGGTGGCTCGACCTACCAGGTGCCGGTCGAGGTCAAGCCGCACCGCGCCAACACCCTGGCGCTGCGCTGGCTCGTCAGCTACGCGAAGGGTCGTCGTGAGAAGACGATGACCGAGCGTCTGCAGAACGAGATCCTCGACGCCTCGAACGGCCTCGGTGCCGCGGTCAAGCGCCGCGAAGACACCCACAAGATGGCCGAGTCGAACCGCGCCTTCGCGCACTACCGCTGGTAATCAGCAGCTCGGCGCCGGCCGGGGCCACCGCCCCGGCCGGCGCACCCGACAACACGTAAGGACATCCCGTGGCACAAGAAGTGCTCACCGACCTCAACAAGGTCCGCAACATCGGCATCATGGCGCACATCGATGCCGGCAAGACGACGACGACCGAGCGCATCCTCTTCTACACGGGCGTCAACCACAAGATCGGTGAGACGCACGACGGCGCTGCGACCACCGACTGGATGGAGCAGGAGCAGGAGCGTGGCATCACGATCACCTCCGCTGCTGTGACCTGCTTCTGGAACAAGAACCAGATCAACATCATCGACACCCCCGGCCACGTGGACTTCACGGTCGAGGTCGAGCGCTCGCTGCGCGTGCTCGACGGTGCCGTTGCCGTCTTCGACGGCAAGGAGGGCGTCGAGCCCCAGTCCGAGACGGTGTGGCGTCAGGCCGACAAGTACGACGTGCCGCGCATCTGCTTCGTCAACAAGATGGACAAGCTGGGCGCCGACTTCTACTTCACCGTCGACACGATCGTGAACCGCCTGAAGGCCAAGCCGCTCGTGCTGCAGCTGCCCATCGGCGCCGAGAACGACTTCGTCGGTGTCATCGACCTCGTCGAGATGCGCGCTCTGGTGTGGCCCGGCGATGCCAAGGGTGACGTCACGATGGGCGCGAAGTACGAGATCCAGGAGATCCCGGCCGACCTCGCCGACCGTGCTGCCGAGTACCGCGAGAAGCTGCTCGAGACGGTCGCCGAGAGC
Protein-coding sequences here:
- the rpsL gene encoding 30S ribosomal protein S12; amino-acid sequence: MPTIQQLVRKGRTPKVTKTKAPALKSNPQQAGVCTRVYTTTPKKPNSAMRKVARVKLRNGTEVTAYIPGEGHNLQEHSLVLVRGGRVKDLPGVRYKIVRGALDTQAVKNRKQARSRYGAKKG
- a CDS encoding DUF5684 domain-containing protein, translating into MLNALVAAYSSPLVPDAGTVVLLVLVSLVPSLLVYVWGALALSRVYAKLGIEGWKAWIPVYNVAVLFIIGGLSPWLLLLYLIPFFGQIFVYVAFITAAHRVNVMFGQGVGMTVLAALLFPVWASVLGFGSARPLEQGAPRQAAAGGVEDLLGFAPQYAPAAEEFGARRDVPAPSAWIPPAPPAPGAPAAAPATAAMPIAGAWGEPPLPPAPVAPAVDPYAPADPYAAAPADPYAAPAPAVDPYAAPAVDPYAQPAPATPAHDAYPAPAADPYAPPVADAPSAPIDDPYVAPASPEPAPVMSWWQPAIVEEEAAPAAAAPAWVEPETPAAPAVAEPAPSDSFVPPAAPPVLRESFVAEPDAFPEASGEVSAVAGAPIAGMPRPAAASVAASRPGVGDIVEDTVIASRRRPKWALLLPDGSPMELTGDAVVLGRRPVPVHAAPGAQLVTVVDDTRTVSKTHALLRRRADAWMVSDLDSTNGVVVFAAQEEVDVAPGTEHEVTERFLLGDAELRIVRADA
- a CDS encoding ABC transporter produces the protein MTEQKTPSAGEPVEEPTVVVDDVVGNANEALADAEVAQRTATGDQEVASERVVEEDVVVVETPTSDGERVVEEVVVTEAATDQGRADDDVPWYDRPETVPMDPEPAATTAIPAAAAATTVAPVAAPEPAYTSAAAQPIFVQAPEAPRPRGNRGAAGAIGLLAALAFAVLSFGVLFAFGYFYGGLGFVENDPAELALTLTGSWTFWMPVVVFYLGFWFLGAILNRARWAHWVIWGLLVGVAAYAGSLLGILFQAPFWELTARQGAELMQVSLFSPLPILAFVLGRELTVWFGAWVAARGRRVTALNDEAQREYERTLEAGPQLHQV
- a CDS encoding alpha/beta fold hydrolase, which produces MQLAVRSAGSGARTAILIHGIMSDSRAWHRVSGDLEAAGFRVIAVDLAGHGRSPRARSYSPGAWAEDVIETLEPMLAHAPDLIVGHSLGALVASIVAERLAPRAAVYVDPAFAFPRGVRGLAYKLAFAVAPKPRRGMLRRMNPGWSTQDIDLELASLQAWDKRTILGLADTRALVAPRRPRQPSLVVLAEKSLLITRAVAAAMRGDGLTVTVLPGAGHTVFRDDHAGFMGLVHGWIADHLSARA
- the rpsG gene encoding 30S ribosomal protein S7; translated protein: MPRKGPAPKRPVVNDPVYGAPIVSQLVNKILVDGKKSLAESIVYTALRGVEAKNGQDAVATLKKALDNVRPTLEVKSRRVGGSTYQVPVEVKPHRANTLALRWLVSYAKGRREKTMTERLQNEILDASNGLGAAVKRREDTHKMAESNRAFAHYRW
- a CDS encoding spermidine/putrescine ABC transporter substrate-binding protein, translated to MERSLETQVSQAVDAWLRWLPRWEPATHRGRLAVCRRCLGSPILSAAGLGGDVPHAVQHGLSTRLKTVVDHAVAEYTARNLPLLQSELDQQATRNRARSYRPTEDLEPEYDGLPLDPDPIPGAPFLFTLAGMAADADVGIPALPPLSDEAKAALRHEVALADDYANLIGREVCQVLLHHRIRIQAAVAKYVEPQITAMLEELTRSLDVPFDPRDLDGPTP